From a region of the Streptacidiphilus albus JL83 genome:
- a CDS encoding N-acetylglucosamine kinase — protein MGVTEKERQAVAVPQPSEPQPAAPPADGPLGSGSVGAVGRELVPGVLAIDGGNSKTDVALLTAEGQVLGTARGGGFTPHRMGVEAAVAGLEPLIRAAADEAGFDISAGLGPLATHVSACLAGADLPVEERRLQDVIAARGWARTVVVANDTFALLRSGTDAPRGVAVVCGAGINCAGLLPDGRTARFPALGTLTGDWGGGGGLADAVMFAGVRAEDGRGPHTALASAAAEHFGLPSIGAVAEAVHFGTLPEIRLHELAPVLFAVAEAGDRIALELIDRQAAEIVGMALVALRRLDLLDTPVDVVLGGGVLAARQPLLLDGVNARLAADAPLAVPRIVTTPPVVGAALLGLDHLAATGRGSAPGAQERLRASYPRRLGARTA, from the coding sequence ATGGGCGTGACCGAGAAGGAGAGGCAGGCCGTCGCCGTGCCGCAGCCGTCCGAGCCGCAACCCGCCGCACCCCCGGCCGACGGTCCGCTCGGCTCCGGCAGCGTCGGGGCGGTCGGCCGGGAGCTGGTGCCGGGCGTGCTGGCCATCGACGGCGGCAACAGCAAGACCGACGTCGCGCTGCTCACCGCCGAGGGCCAGGTCCTGGGCACCGCCCGGGGCGGCGGCTTCACCCCGCACCGCATGGGCGTCGAGGCCGCCGTCGCCGGACTGGAGCCGCTGATCCGGGCGGCGGCCGACGAGGCCGGCTTCGACATCTCGGCCGGGCTCGGCCCGCTGGCCACCCATGTCTCCGCCTGCCTGGCCGGGGCGGACCTGCCGGTCGAGGAGCGCCGGCTGCAGGACGTGATCGCGGCCCGGGGCTGGGCCCGCACCGTCGTGGTCGCCAACGACACCTTCGCCCTGCTGCGCTCGGGCACCGACGCCCCGCGCGGCGTGGCCGTGGTCTGCGGGGCCGGCATCAACTGCGCCGGCCTGCTGCCCGACGGCCGCACAGCACGCTTCCCGGCCCTGGGGACACTCACCGGGGACTGGGGGGGCGGCGGCGGACTGGCCGATGCGGTCATGTTCGCCGGCGTCCGGGCGGAGGACGGGCGCGGTCCGCACACCGCGCTCGCCTCCGCCGCGGCCGAGCACTTCGGGCTGCCGAGCATCGGCGCGGTGGCCGAGGCCGTGCACTTCGGCACGCTGCCGGAGATCCGGCTGCACGAGCTGGCCCCGGTGCTGTTCGCGGTCGCCGAGGCGGGCGACCGGATCGCGCTGGAGCTGATCGACCGTCAGGCCGCGGAGATCGTCGGCATGGCGCTGGTGGCGCTGCGCCGGCTCGACCTGCTGGACACCCCGGTGGACGTGGTCCTGGGCGGCGGCGTCCTGGCCGCCCGGCAGCCGCTGCTGCTGGACGGCGTCAACGCCCGCCTCGCGGCGGACGCACCGCTGGCCGTGCCGCGGATCGTGACCACCCCTCCGGTGGTCGGCGCGGCCCTGCTGGGACTGGACCACCTGGCGGCGACGGGGCGCGGGAGCGCGCCCGGCGCGCAGGAGCGCCTGCGGGCCTCGTACCCGCGCAGGCTGGGCGCGCGAACCGCTTGA
- a CDS encoding cupin domain-containing protein: protein MPFVRSADAVTHEIHGARFVAYANPASGSKELSAWRTEVPAGTDGVPHTVSREEVVQLLTGGLRLTVDGEEADLVAGDVAIVPAGATLRVDNVSGAEATMWVATSVGLTAELADGTLITPPWAG, encoded by the coding sequence ATGCCCTTCGTCCGCAGCGCCGACGCCGTCACCCATGAGATCCACGGCGCCCGCTTCGTCGCCTATGCCAATCCCGCCAGCGGCAGCAAGGAGCTCAGTGCCTGGCGCACCGAGGTCCCGGCCGGCACCGACGGCGTCCCGCACACCGTCAGCCGCGAGGAGGTCGTCCAGCTGCTGACCGGCGGGCTGCGCCTCACGGTGGACGGCGAGGAGGCCGACCTGGTCGCCGGGGACGTCGCCATCGTCCCGGCCGGGGCGACGCTCCGGGTGGACAACGTCTCCGGGGCGGAGGCCACCATGTGGGTCGCCACCAGTGTCGGGCTGACCGCCGAGCTGGCCGACGGCACGCTGATCACCCCGCCCTGGGCCGGCTGA
- a CDS encoding MarR family winged helix-turn-helix transcriptional regulator — translation MLAADSRALPALLLGLSGELVAGIQAGGAARGFDDIRPAHGFAFARLAPHGATVGELAEHLGVTKQAASQLVEELVRKGYVERHPHPDDARARLVVLTERGWACTRAADAAAADTVRPWIAALGPERFHALCADLARLAPRGPVRPTW, via the coding sequence CTGTTGGCCGCCGACTCCCGTGCCCTGCCGGCCCTGCTGCTCGGGCTCTCCGGCGAGCTGGTCGCGGGCATCCAGGCCGGCGGCGCGGCGCGCGGCTTCGACGACATCCGGCCCGCGCACGGCTTCGCCTTCGCCCGGCTCGCACCGCACGGGGCAACCGTCGGCGAGCTGGCCGAGCACCTGGGCGTCACCAAGCAGGCCGCCAGCCAGCTGGTCGAGGAACTGGTCCGCAAGGGCTACGTCGAACGCCACCCGCACCCGGACGACGCCCGCGCCCGGCTGGTGGTGCTGACCGAGCGCGGCTGGGCCTGCACCCGGGCCGCCGATGCGGCCGCGGCCGACACCGTCCGCCCCTGGATCGCCGCCCTCGGCCCCGAGCGCTTCCACGCCCTCTGCGCCGACCTGGCCCGGCTCGCCCCGCGCGGCCCGGTCCGCCCGACCTGGTGA
- a CDS encoding glutamate ABC transporter substrate-binding protein, with product MADTADRAGRDERAGRVRRLRLTGLVKLSALAAAGLLLGSAALPTGPAADRLPERVTLSGRPALAPAVAGCTDGPNGGSSVVSLTPSTDDSGPDVQRIIKRGKLIAGIDTNSYLWGFRDPSSGNLEGFDIDLVHALAQSILGNADDVEFLSVPTADRITALQSGEVDVVVRTMTISCAREQQVAFSSPYYLAGQEVLVPKSSSITGYNSTLAGKKVCAATGSTAVDNFLDQDKKGSTVVQVENQLDCLVLMQLGLVDATITDNALGAGQAAQDPTIHLVGGLMDAEYYGVAMKLGADDLVRRVNAVLQSYLADQWNAEYDEWLKPVGPNPGPPSVTYSG from the coding sequence ATGGCGGACACAGCGGACCGGGCCGGGCGCGACGAGCGCGCGGGGCGGGTCCGGCGGCTCCGGCTGACCGGACTGGTGAAGCTCTCGGCGCTGGCCGCGGCCGGGCTGCTGCTGGGCTCGGCGGCGCTGCCGACGGGTCCGGCCGCCGACCGGCTGCCGGAACGGGTGACCCTCAGCGGCAGGCCGGCCCTGGCGCCGGCCGTGGCCGGCTGCACCGACGGCCCGAACGGCGGCAGCTCCGTGGTCAGCCTCACCCCGAGCACGGACGACTCCGGACCCGACGTCCAGCGGATCATCAAGCGCGGCAAGCTGATCGCGGGCATCGACACCAACAGCTACCTCTGGGGCTTCCGCGACCCCTCCAGCGGGAACCTCGAAGGCTTCGACATCGACCTGGTCCACGCCCTGGCCCAGTCGATCCTGGGCAACGCCGACGACGTGGAGTTCCTCTCGGTGCCGACCGCCGACCGGATCACGGCGCTGCAGAGCGGCGAGGTCGACGTGGTGGTGCGGACGATGACCATCAGCTGCGCCCGCGAGCAGCAGGTGGCCTTCTCCTCGCCCTACTACCTCGCCGGGCAGGAGGTACTGGTTCCGAAGTCCTCCTCGATCACGGGCTACAACAGCACCCTGGCGGGAAAGAAGGTCTGTGCGGCGACCGGATCGACGGCCGTCGACAACTTCCTGGACCAGGACAAGAAGGGATCGACCGTCGTCCAGGTCGAGAACCAGCTGGACTGCCTGGTCCTGATGCAGCTGGGCCTGGTGGACGCCACCATCACCGACAACGCGCTGGGCGCCGGGCAGGCCGCCCAGGACCCGACCATCCACCTGGTGGGCGGGCTGATGGACGCGGAGTACTACGGGGTGGCCATGAAGCTGGGCGCCGACGACCTGGTCCGCCGGGTCAACGCGGTGCTCCAGTCCTACCTGGCCGACCAGTGGAACGCCGAGTACGACGAGTGGCTGAAGCCGGTGGGCCCGAACCCGGGACCGCCGTCCGTGACCTACTCGGGCTGA
- a CDS encoding serine/threonine-protein kinase, with the protein MTGTSCTRPDCTGGVIDADGYCTECGLAPAAPAPVRAATSAAAAAPAAGPGAPCTRPDCTGGVIDADGYCTECGLAPLPAAAGLPPAASASTPAGTSVGGSRSSRSSRSSSRSMSGRSRSSRSGTRGTSVSVRSTRGSTGQSSRGRLGAGLVTVPPIPRPDPRAMVLLNPEVPERKRFCSKCEAPVGRARNGNPGRPEGFCSKCRTEYSFSPKLFAGDVVGGQYEVVGCLAHGGLGWIYLGIDRRVNDKWVVLKGLLDTGDEEALQVAIAERRYLAEVDHPNIVRIINFVEHPDLRKGTTDGYIVMEYVGGKSLKDIADARRAPDGRREPLPVEQAIAYALEALPALGYLHGHGLIYCDFKLDNVIQSEDQLKIIDMGAVRRQDDDGAIYGTIGYQAPEIATDGVSPASDLYTVARSLAVLTFDFQGYSTVYRDTLPGPEDIEVFAQYESFYRLLVRATDPDPDKRFSSAQEMADQLTGVLREILALQDGEQRPALSTLFGPELRVVDTELVGPAGFDAPPSGNRAGRRAAKASGGAPVPAQRPGGGFGPPTLPSTTGRTGRHPTLSGIPAISPDALAAAAPSVLPLATRPAALALPVPRIDPGDPNAGFLAALMATAPSDVISALRSAPLNSVELRLRELRALIEIGDLPAVDAALAALSDEHPDDWRVVWYRGLAALVASGTPGGPEPLAAAGAAADAFDAVYDAFPGEAAPKLALGICAEALGEREDAAEFYRLVWTTDRAYVSAAFGLARVRLASGDRVGAVAALESVPETSNHYVAARVAAVRARLRDRAPGEALRADLDACSNQLTGLGLDARRREELSAEVLGKALGWVISGRPDGAAGAGPVMLLGHPAQERELRFALEQSYRVLARLAEQPEKRIEWVERANRTRPRTWV; encoded by the coding sequence ATGACGGGCACATCGTGCACCAGGCCGGACTGCACCGGCGGGGTGATCGACGCCGACGGGTACTGCACCGAGTGCGGCCTCGCGCCGGCGGCGCCGGCGCCGGTCCGGGCCGCGACGTCGGCCGCAGCGGCGGCACCGGCGGCGGGGCCGGGGGCGCCGTGCACCAGGCCGGACTGCACCGGCGGGGTGATCGACGCCGACGGCTACTGCACCGAGTGCGGCCTCGCGCCGCTCCCGGCGGCGGCGGGCCTGCCGCCCGCCGCGTCGGCCTCCACCCCGGCCGGGACCTCGGTCGGCGGTTCGCGGTCCTCGCGGTCCTCGCGGTCCTCCTCCCGCTCCATGTCCGGGCGTTCGCGCTCGTCCCGGAGCGGCACCCGGGGCACCTCCGTCTCGGTGCGCAGCACCCGGGGCAGCACCGGGCAGTCGAGCCGGGGACGGCTGGGCGCCGGCCTGGTGACGGTGCCGCCGATCCCGCGTCCCGACCCGCGCGCGATGGTGCTGCTCAACCCCGAGGTGCCCGAGCGCAAACGGTTCTGCAGCAAGTGCGAGGCCCCGGTCGGCCGGGCCCGCAACGGCAACCCGGGCCGTCCCGAGGGCTTCTGCAGCAAGTGCCGGACCGAGTACTCGTTCTCGCCCAAGCTCTTCGCGGGCGACGTGGTCGGCGGCCAGTACGAGGTGGTGGGCTGCCTGGCGCACGGCGGCCTCGGCTGGATCTACCTCGGCATCGACCGCCGGGTCAACGACAAGTGGGTGGTCCTCAAGGGCCTGCTGGACACCGGTGACGAGGAGGCCCTGCAGGTCGCCATCGCCGAGCGCCGCTACCTGGCCGAGGTCGACCACCCGAACATCGTCCGCATCATCAACTTCGTCGAGCACCCGGACCTGCGCAAGGGCACCACCGACGGCTACATCGTGATGGAGTACGTCGGCGGCAAGTCGCTCAAGGACATCGCCGACGCCCGCCGCGCACCGGACGGGCGGCGCGAGCCGCTGCCGGTGGAGCAGGCCATCGCCTATGCGCTGGAGGCCCTGCCCGCCCTCGGCTACCTGCACGGCCACGGCCTGATCTACTGCGACTTCAAGCTGGACAACGTGATCCAGTCCGAGGACCAGCTGAAGATCATCGACATGGGCGCGGTCCGCCGCCAGGACGACGACGGCGCGATCTACGGCACCATCGGCTACCAGGCCCCGGAGATCGCCACCGACGGCGTCTCCCCCGCCTCCGACCTCTACACCGTCGCCCGCTCGCTGGCCGTGCTGACCTTCGACTTCCAGGGCTACTCGACGGTCTACCGGGACACCCTGCCGGGCCCGGAGGACATCGAGGTCTTCGCCCAGTACGAGTCCTTCTACCGGCTGCTGGTCCGGGCCACCGACCCGGACCCGGACAAGCGCTTCTCCTCCGCCCAGGAGATGGCGGACCAGCTCACCGGCGTGCTGCGGGAGATCCTGGCGCTCCAGGACGGCGAGCAGCGCCCGGCGCTGTCCACCCTCTTCGGCCCGGAACTGCGGGTCGTCGACACCGAGCTGGTCGGCCCGGCCGGCTTCGACGCCCCGCCCTCCGGCAACCGGGCCGGGCGCCGGGCCGCCAAGGCCTCCGGCGGCGCACCGGTGCCGGCCCAGCGTCCGGGCGGCGGCTTCGGCCCGCCGACCCTGCCGTCCACCACCGGCCGGACCGGACGCCACCCCACCCTGTCCGGCATCCCGGCGATCTCGCCGGACGCCCTGGCCGCCGCCGCGCCCTCGGTGCTGCCGCTGGCCACCAGGCCGGCCGCGCTGGCGCTGCCGGTGCCGCGGATCGACCCGGGCGACCCCAACGCCGGCTTCCTGGCCGCGCTGATGGCCACCGCGCCCAGCGACGTCATCTCGGCGCTGCGCTCGGCCCCGCTCAACTCGGTGGAGCTGCGGCTGCGCGAGCTGCGGGCACTGATCGAGATCGGCGACCTGCCCGCGGTGGACGCCGCACTGGCCGCGCTCTCGGACGAACACCCCGACGACTGGCGGGTGGTCTGGTACCGGGGCCTGGCGGCGCTGGTCGCCTCCGGCACCCCCGGCGGCCCCGAGCCGCTCGCGGCGGCGGGGGCGGCGGCCGACGCCTTCGACGCCGTCTACGACGCCTTCCCCGGCGAGGCCGCTCCCAAGCTGGCGCTGGGCATCTGCGCCGAGGCGCTGGGCGAGCGCGAGGACGCCGCCGAGTTCTACCGGCTGGTCTGGACGACCGACCGGGCCTATGTCAGCGCCGCCTTCGGCCTGGCCCGGGTCCGGCTGGCCTCCGGCGACCGGGTCGGCGCGGTGGCGGCGCTGGAGTCGGTGCCGGAGACCTCCAACCACTACGTCGCGGCCCGGGTCGCCGCGGTCCGCGCCCGGCTGCGCGACCGTGCCCCAGGCGAGGCGCTGCGGGCCGACCTGGACGCCTGCTCCAACCAGCTCACCGGGCTGGGTCTTGACGCCCGGAGGCGCGAGGAGCTCTCCGCCGAGGTGCTGGGCAAGGCCCTCGGCTGGGTGATCTCCGGACGCCCGGACGGCGCGGCGGGCGCGGGCCCGGTCATGCTGCTGGGGCATCCCGCGCAGGAGCGGGAACTGCGGTTCGCCCTGGAGCAGTCGTACCGAGTACTTGCGCGGCTCGCGGAACAGCCCGAGAAGCGCATCGAGTGGGTGGAGCGGGCGAACCGCACCCGGCCCAGGACGTGGGTGTAA
- a CDS encoding PP2C family protein-serine/threonine phosphatase, producing MGESDRFCENCGIDLLAADAAAPDTAAAGVVAPGVAAPGGVAAGGVAEEDPLSGDPRAGIAQPPLPPVPPHPPGATGDFVLAAPARILVGEAAQAGPGGPAGAVEDPWGEPEHDPTEVVPVIDPDAGPVCTGCGAQHFDADGYCETCGRSQPRPRDHQERALAGVCGVSDRGHRHHRNEDAFAVAATSRPGGVPAVVAVVCDGVSSATRPDEASQAAADTASEYLLEALESGSDPKSAMHAAIMAAADRVEQLASEGPLEPSRNSPACTIVSAVATEGEVTVGWVGDSRAYWFPDDRSGSERLTLDDSWAARMVEAGLMSEAEAYADPRAHAITGWLGADAVEVEPHAVVFTPAVPGVVLVCTDGLWNYEESAPALAAVVPADARSQPLRAAQELVRFACARGGHDNITVAVLPCNPAVPPAGSPPHAFAQNQES from the coding sequence GTGGGTGAGAGCGACCGCTTCTGCGAGAACTGCGGGATCGACCTGCTCGCCGCGGACGCGGCGGCTCCGGACACGGCAGCTGCGGGCGTGGTGGCTCCGGGCGTGGCGGCTCCGGGCGGTGTGGCTGCGGGCGGTGTGGCGGAGGAGGACCCGCTCTCCGGCGACCCGCGCGCCGGGATCGCCCAGCCGCCGCTGCCGCCGGTGCCACCGCACCCCCCGGGCGCCACCGGTGACTTCGTCCTGGCCGCCCCGGCCCGGATCCTGGTCGGCGAGGCCGCGCAGGCCGGGCCGGGCGGACCGGCCGGGGCCGTCGAGGACCCCTGGGGCGAGCCCGAGCACGACCCGACCGAGGTCGTCCCGGTGATCGACCCCGACGCGGGTCCGGTCTGCACCGGCTGCGGGGCCCAGCACTTCGACGCCGACGGCTACTGCGAGACCTGCGGGCGCTCGCAGCCGCGCCCCCGCGACCACCAGGAGCGCGCGCTCGCGGGCGTGTGCGGGGTGAGCGACCGGGGCCACCGGCACCACCGCAACGAGGACGCCTTCGCGGTCGCCGCCACCTCGCGTCCCGGCGGCGTCCCGGCCGTGGTGGCGGTCGTCTGCGACGGCGTCTCCTCGGCGACCCGCCCCGACGAGGCGTCACAGGCCGCCGCCGACACCGCCAGTGAATACCTGTTGGAGGCACTGGAGTCCGGCTCCGACCCCAAGTCGGCGATGCACGCCGCGATCATGGCCGCGGCCGACCGGGTCGAGCAGCTGGCGAGCGAGGGGCCGCTGGAGCCCAGCCGCAACTCCCCCGCCTGCACCATCGTCAGCGCCGTCGCCACCGAGGGCGAGGTCACCGTCGGCTGGGTCGGCGACAGCCGCGCCTACTGGTTCCCGGACGATCGCTCCGGGTCCGAACGGCTGACCCTGGACGACTCCTGGGCGGCCCGGATGGTCGAGGCCGGGCTGATGAGCGAGGCCGAGGCCTACGCCGACCCGCGCGCCCACGCCATCACCGGCTGGCTCGGCGCCGACGCGGTCGAGGTCGAGCCGCACGCGGTGGTCTTCACCCCCGCCGTCCCCGGCGTCGTCCTGGTCTGCACCGACGGCCTCTGGAACTACGAGGAGTCGGCCCCGGCCCTCGCCGCCGTCGTCCCGGCCGACGCCCGCAGCCAACCGCTGCGCGCCGCCCAGGAGCTGGTCAGGTTCGCCTGCGCACGAGGCGGGCACGACAACATCACCGTCGCCGTCCTGCCCTGCAACCCCGCCGTCCCGCCCGCCGGTTCACCGCCGCACGCCTTCGCCCAGAACCAGGAGAGCTGA
- a CDS encoding vWA domain-containing protein produces MARLTKSNLPQFAVDIFQNEYLAEGAREVNAIVTVTATGGGTSARVESRADSFADGPDAAVVIMVDCSGSMDYPSAKIHAAREATAAAIDAVRDGVAFAVIAGTHEAKEVYPGSGQLAVSHPGTREEAKQSLRRLTPGGGTAIGTWLSKADQLFLSRRDISIRHGILLTDGRNEHEKPADLQRTLDRVQGHFTADCRGVGTDWEVEELRRIASALLGTVDIVADPAGLADDFRAMMEHAMGKEVADVALRVWTPANALVKFVKQVAPAVEDLSGRRKESGPVEGAARSASDKGGGGRRVGDYPTGSWGDESRDYHVCIEVPAASVGNEMLAGRISLVVPQPDGGTEVLSQGLVKAVWTDDLAASTKISPQVAHYTGQADLAVAIQEGLDAHRRGDVDNATSKLGRAVQLAHASGNEDTFKLLAKVVDVVDAKEGTVRFRKNVSEADSMTLETRSTKTVRVKK; encoded by the coding sequence ATGGCCAGGCTCACCAAGTCCAACCTGCCCCAGTTCGCCGTCGACATCTTCCAGAACGAGTACCTGGCGGAGGGCGCACGCGAGGTCAACGCCATCGTGACGGTGACCGCGACCGGCGGCGGGACCAGCGCCCGGGTCGAGAGCCGGGCCGACTCCTTCGCCGACGGGCCCGACGCCGCCGTGGTCATCATGGTCGACTGCTCCGGCTCGATGGACTACCCCTCGGCGAAGATCCACGCCGCCCGGGAGGCCACCGCCGCCGCCATCGACGCGGTCCGCGACGGGGTCGCCTTCGCGGTGATCGCCGGCACCCACGAGGCCAAGGAGGTCTACCCGGGCAGCGGGCAGCTCGCCGTCTCGCACCCGGGCACCCGCGAGGAGGCCAAGCAGTCGCTGCGCCGGCTCACCCCCGGCGGCGGCACCGCCATCGGCACCTGGCTGTCCAAGGCCGACCAGCTGTTCCTCTCCCGCCGCGACATCTCCATCCGGCACGGCATCCTGCTCACCGACGGCCGCAACGAGCACGAGAAGCCGGCCGACCTCCAGCGGACCCTGGACCGGGTGCAGGGCCACTTCACCGCCGACTGCCGCGGCGTCGGCACCGACTGGGAGGTCGAGGAGCTGCGCCGGATCGCCTCCGCGCTGCTCGGCACGGTCGACATCGTCGCCGACCCGGCCGGCCTGGCCGACGACTTCCGGGCGATGATGGAGCACGCCATGGGCAAGGAGGTGGCGGACGTCGCCCTGCGGGTGTGGACGCCGGCCAACGCCCTGGTGAAGTTCGTGAAGCAGGTCGCCCCGGCGGTGGAGGACCTGAGCGGGCGCCGGAAGGAGTCCGGGCCGGTGGAAGGTGCGGCGCGCAGCGCCTCGGACAAGGGTGGCGGTGGGCGACGGGTGGGGGACTACCCGACGGGGTCCTGGGGTGACGAGAGCCGTGACTACCACGTGTGCATCGAGGTCCCGGCGGCGTCCGTGGGCAACGAGATGCTGGCCGGCCGGATCAGCCTGGTCGTCCCGCAGCCGGACGGCGGCACCGAGGTGCTGTCCCAGGGCCTGGTCAAGGCCGTGTGGACGGACGACCTGGCCGCCTCCACCAAGATCAGCCCCCAGGTGGCGCACTACACCGGCCAGGCGGACCTCGCGGTCGCGATCCAGGAGGGCCTGGACGCGCACCGGCGCGGTGACGTGGACAACGCGACCTCCAAGCTGGGCCGGGCGGTGCAGCTCGCCCACGCCTCCGGCAACGAGGACACCTTCAAGCTGCTGGCGAAGGTGGTGGACGTGGTCGACGCGAAGGAAGGTACCGTTCGATTCCGTAAGAACGTGAGCGAGGCGGACTCGATGACCCTCGAGACCCGCTCGACCAAGACCGTCCGCGTCAAGAAGTAG
- a CDS encoding FHA domain-containing protein, whose protein sequence is MPICPQGHDSPTDDYCDYCGWPMSAPGQQSQQSPQQPQQPQQPYQQHPPSTTGLVMCPICSTPQTERYCEECGFDYDLASPSRRVQPPAPAPAPAAPQPPQHQQPQHQQQAPQQQPQQPQPPAYGYPIPQPPSQSLSQQQAQQQPYQQQPPQQQGYQPQQQAPQQPQAPQPSPPYGVPAGTYGGVSYSTGETSGGFSTDFMLQPPVSGADPMLNQPQQPQSPGRGTWVAVVAADRAYFDDMMARSGPDAAGLYFPPYTPERRVPMTGRGQLRIGRRSHQRGTVPEIDLSIAPEDPGASHQHALLQEQPDGGWVVIDQDSTNGTTLNGAPDPLDAHQPIQLQDGDRIHIGAWTTVTVHRS, encoded by the coding sequence ATGCCGATCTGTCCGCAGGGCCACGATTCGCCGACCGACGACTACTGCGACTACTGCGGCTGGCCCATGTCCGCCCCTGGGCAGCAGTCGCAGCAGTCGCCGCAGCAGCCTCAGCAACCGCAGCAGCCGTACCAGCAGCACCCGCCGAGCACGACGGGGCTGGTGATGTGCCCGATCTGCAGCACCCCGCAGACCGAGCGCTACTGCGAGGAGTGCGGCTTCGACTACGACCTCGCCTCGCCCTCGCGCCGGGTCCAGCCGCCCGCCCCGGCTCCGGCTCCGGCAGCTCCGCAACCGCCGCAGCACCAGCAGCCCCAGCACCAGCAGCAGGCCCCGCAGCAGCAGCCGCAACAGCCGCAGCCGCCTGCGTACGGCTACCCGATCCCCCAGCCGCCGTCCCAGTCCCTGTCGCAGCAGCAGGCCCAGCAGCAGCCCTACCAGCAGCAGCCACCGCAGCAGCAGGGCTACCAGCCGCAGCAGCAGGCCCCGCAGCAGCCGCAGGCGCCGCAGCCGTCGCCGCCGTACGGCGTGCCGGCCGGGACCTACGGCGGGGTCAGCTACTCGACCGGCGAGACCAGCGGCGGCTTCAGCACCGACTTCATGCTGCAGCCCCCGGTCTCGGGGGCGGACCCGATGCTGAACCAGCCGCAGCAGCCGCAGTCCCCGGGGCGCGGCACCTGGGTCGCCGTGGTGGCCGCCGACCGCGCCTACTTCGACGACATGATGGCGCGCAGCGGCCCGGACGCCGCCGGGCTGTACTTCCCGCCGTACACGCCGGAACGGCGGGTGCCGATGACCGGGCGCGGGCAGCTCCGGATCGGTCGCCGCAGCCACCAGCGCGGCACGGTGCCGGAGATCGACCTGTCGATCGCCCCGGAGGACCCCGGGGCCTCGCACCAGCACGCCCTGCTCCAGGAGCAGCCGGACGGCGGCTGGGTGGTGATCGACCAGGACTCCACCAACGGGACCACCCTGAACGGCGCCCCGGACCCGCTCGACGCCCACCAGCCGATCCAGCTCCAGGACGGCGACCGGATCCACATCGGCGCCTGGACCACGGTCACGGTCCACCGCTCCTGA
- a CDS encoding globin, translated as MDQIKRGTLQTETFYEQVGGEPTFRRLVHAFYRGVAADPLLRPMYPEQDLGPAEERLALFLMQYWGGPRTYSEQRGHPRLRMRHAPFTVDRAAHDAWLRHMFAAVDELELAPEHDAQLRDYLTYAAASMVNTPEA; from the coding sequence GTGGATCAGATCAAGCGCGGGACCCTGCAGACCGAGACCTTCTACGAGCAGGTCGGCGGTGAGCCGACGTTCCGCCGCCTGGTGCACGCCTTCTACCGAGGGGTCGCCGCCGATCCGCTGCTGCGGCCGATGTACCCGGAGCAGGACCTCGGCCCGGCCGAGGAGCGGCTGGCGCTGTTCCTGATGCAGTACTGGGGCGGGCCGCGCACCTACAGCGAGCAGCGGGGCCACCCCCGGCTGCGGATGCGGCACGCGCCGTTCACCGTGGACCGGGCCGCCCACGACGCCTGGTTGCGCCATATGTTCGCCGCCGTGGACGAGTTGGAACTGGCGCCGGAACACGACGCGCAGCTGCGGGACTATCTGACCTACGCCGCCGCCTCGATGGTGAACACCCCGGAGGCCTGA